One Nitrospirota bacterium genomic region harbors:
- the trpB gene encoding tryptophan synthase subunit beta — protein MNKKIKKLPDSKGHFNGYGGRFVPETLMPALIELEQAYKKCKKDKGFLSELDLLQRTYIGRPTPLYFARMLTENLGGAKIYLKREDLCHTGAHKINNALAQALLAKKMGKTRLIAETGAGQHGVATATGAALVGLECEIYMGSEDMRRQSLNVFRMRLLGAKVTEVTTGSKTLKDAISESLRDWTTNVRNTHYILGTVFGPHPYPRMVRDFQSVIGIEARKQILKAEKKLPDCLIACVGGGSNSIGLFYAFLTSHVSPLMSYVRMIGVEAGGQGIESGLHAARFAGGSLGVFQGCKSYLLQDDDGNVLTTHSVSAGLDYASVGPEHCYMRDLKRIEYTYATDDEAMNAFELLSRTEGIIPALESAHAIAETVKVAPAMPKDSIIIVNLSGRGDKDVQEAARIKGITL, from the coding sequence ATGAATAAAAAGATTAAAAAACTCCCTGACAGCAAAGGACATTTTAACGGATACGGCGGCAGGTTTGTCCCTGAGACGCTTATGCCTGCGCTTATTGAGCTGGAGCAGGCGTATAAAAAATGTAAAAAAGACAAAGGGTTCCTCTCAGAGCTGGACCTGCTTCAAAGGACTTACATAGGAAGACCCACGCCGCTTTATTTTGCCCGGATGCTCACTGAAAATTTAGGCGGGGCAAAAATCTATCTAAAACGTGAAGACCTCTGCCACACAGGCGCTCACAAGATAAACAATGCATTGGCGCAGGCGCTTCTTGCCAAGAAAATGGGCAAGACCCGTTTAATTGCCGAGACAGGCGCAGGACAGCACGGAGTTGCCACTGCGACAGGCGCCGCGCTTGTGGGGCTTGAATGTGAGATATACATGGGCAGTGAGGATATGAGACGGCAGTCCTTGAATGTGTTCAGGATGAGACTGCTTGGCGCAAAGGTCACAGAGGTCACTACCGGCTCAAAGACATTAAAAGATGCAATAAGCGAATCATTAAGAGACTGGACAACAAATGTGCGCAATACCCATTATATTTTAGGCACTGTGTTTGGTCCGCATCCGTATCCTAGAATGGTAAGGGATTTTCAATCGGTGATTGGCATTGAGGCGCGTAAGCAGATATTAAAGGCTGAGAAAAAATTGCCCGATTGTCTGATTGCCTGCGTGGGCGGAGGGAGCAATTCCATCGGTTTGTTCTATGCTTTCCTTACGTCTCACGTCTCACCTCTCATGTCTTACGTAAGAATGATAGGCGTGGAGGCAGGCGGGCAGGGGATTGAGTCGGGCCTGCATGCGGCGCGTTTTGCAGGCGGCTCCCTCGGGGTATTTCAGGGCTGTAAGAGTTATCTGCTTCAGGACGATGACGGGAATGTGCTTACGACACATTCGGTATCAGCAGGGCTTGATTATGCCTCAGTAGGTCCTGAGCATTGTTACATGAGAGACCTGAAGAGGATTGAATATACATATGCCACAGACGATGAGGCGATGAATGCATTTGAACTTTTAAGCAGGACAGAGGGCATTATCCCTGCGCTTGAATCAGCGCACGCAATTGCAGAAACAGTTAAGGTTGCACCGGCAATGCCGAAGGACTCTATCATCATAGTTAATCTCTCCGGCAGGGGAGACAAGGATGTGCAGGAAGCCGCAAGGATAAAGGGGATAACGCTTTAA
- a CDS encoding 3',5'-cyclic-nucleotide phosphodiesterase, whose product MKIKVLGCSGSEMPNSHPPAFLIDGSMLLDAGTVTSSLTENAQSKITHILITHAHLDHIKSIPSLADNMLVSNIKHKIEIIGVKDVLKALKGNLLNNSIWPDFTNIPSHKPVLGLRSIEVGKRYSINGYSIIAGKVNHSVPAAGYIITDSTGRRLVYTGDTGPGASLWTRVNTETKTAAVNALIIEVTFPNKMKELAIITGHLTPALLLGELKKLKKLPEKILITHPKPQFSKIIAKELHRLRIKQITMLKEGKTYVI is encoded by the coding sequence ATGAAAATTAAAGTGCTTGGCTGTTCAGGCTCAGAGATGCCGAATTCCCATCCGCCTGCATTTCTGATTGACGGCAGTATGCTTTTGGATGCCGGTACGGTAACCTCATCGCTTACGGAGAATGCACAGAGCAAGATTACTCATATCCTTATAACGCATGCCCATCTGGACCATATAAAGTCTATTCCTTCTCTGGCTGACAATATGCTTGTAAGCAACATAAAACACAAGATTGAAATTATAGGGGTTAAGGATGTGCTGAAGGCATTAAAGGGAAATCTCCTGAATAATTCCATATGGCCTGATTTTACAAATATCCCGTCCCATAAGCCGGTGCTTGGTTTAAGAAGCATTGAGGTGGGGAAAAGATACAGTATTAACGGCTACAGCATTATAGCCGGCAAGGTGAACCACTCTGTTCCGGCTGCCGGTTATATTATCACAGACTCAACAGGCAGGAGGCTTGTTTATACCGGAGATACAGGTCCGGGCGCCAGCCTGTGGACGAGGGTAAATACAGAGACAAAAACTGCTGCAGTGAATGCGCTGATAATAGAAGTGACCTTTCCCAATAAAATGAAGGAGCTGGCAATTATTACAGGGCATCTGACTCCGGCGCTGCTTTTGGGTGAACTTAAAAAACTGAAAAAACTGCCTGAAAAAATCTTAATAACTCATCCCAAGCCCCAGTTCTCAAAAATAATAGCAAAGGAACTCCACCGCCTTAGAATTAAACAGATAACAATGCTCAAAGAAGGAAAGACGTATGTTATCTAA
- a CDS encoding tryptophan synthase subunit alpha, with translation MTKIEKTFKKLKQQNKKALIPYIMAGDPSLEATKKFVAEMEEAGADIIELGVPFSDPLADGPTIQRAGERAMKQGVTLRKTLSLVEGIRQTTQIPLILMTYYNPVFKYGIKAFVSEAVRAGVDGVIIPDLIPDEAGDFIRIAKKHKLDTIFLLAPTSTEDRVRKVAKASMGFIYYVSITGITGARLSVDDSMKNTLSLIKKVAEKPVAVGFGISNPEEAAVVSALAEGVIIGSAIVRQIAEGKDIKNFIKTIREAI, from the coding sequence ATGACTAAAATTGAAAAGACATTTAAAAAACTAAAACAGCAAAATAAAAAAGCCCTTATCCCATACATTATGGCTGGCGACCCTTCGCTTGAGGCAACAAAAAAATTTGTCGCTGAGATGGAAGAGGCAGGGGCTGATATTATTGAATTAGGCGTTCCGTTTTCAGACCCGCTTGCAGACGGCCCTACGATACAGAGGGCAGGTGAAAGGGCGATGAAGCAGGGTGTAACTCTCAGGAAAACTCTGTCGCTTGTTGAAGGGATAAGGCAGACTACGCAAATTCCGTTAATCCTTATGACTTACTACAATCCTGTTTTTAAATACGGCATTAAGGCATTTGTCAGTGAGGCGGTAAGGGCCGGCGTTGACGGAGTGATAATCCCTGATTTAATCCCTGATGAGGCAGGGGACTTTATACGCATTGCAAAAAAACACAAACTTGATACAATATTTCTCCTTGCGCCTACGAGCACCGAGGACAGGGTCAGGAAAGTGGCAAAGGCGTCAATGGGCTTTATATACTATGTTTCAATTACAGGCATTACAGGCGCAAGGCTTTCAGTGGATGATTCCATGAAAAATACACTGTCGCTGATAAAAAAGGTTGCGGAGAAACCCGTTGCCGTCGGTTTTGGAATTTCAAATCCTGAGGAGGCGGCTGTAGTTTCAGCGCTTGCCGAAGGCGTTATAATAGGAAGCGCCATTGTCAGGCAGATTGCGGAGGGCAAAGATATAAAAAATTTTATTAAAACCATCAGGGAGGCGATATGA